The sequence TCAGCTCGACCAACTCGTCGTCGGACTCGGCGATCGCAGCGACCCGCTCGTAGCTGCCGTCGGTGCGGTGCACGAACACGTCGTCGCAGCCGTTGGCCTCGATGTTCTCGATCTCTTTGTCGCCGAGCAGGCTCTCCAGGCCACCGGCACCGGCGAGGCGGTCCACGATGGCCCGGCTGATGCGGGCCTCGGCCTGCGCGGCCAGCGGCGCCTCACCCCGGCTGACCGCCTGCTGGGCATGGGCGTCAAGCACGTCGGCGGTGTACCGCTCGGCGAGCTGGCGCCGCTGTTCGATCGGTATCGGCCCGCCACCGGCGTGCGCTGCCATCTGCCCGCCGACCAGTCCACGCAGCTCGGCGACCAGTTCAGCCTCTGTGGCCATCACGCCTCACCCCTCACGCCCTCGATTGCTACGGATAACGGCCGGCGTGGGGACGGTGGGCGGCGTGGCCAGACTGCTGGCCAGGGCGCGGACGGCGGCGGGCAGCCCACGACGGGTCCACGCTTTACCCGGCTTGCGGCGACCGGCGACCACATCGGCGGCGCGGGCATCCCACGGCACCTCCGCCGCGACCGGCAGCCCAGTCCGGTCGGCAATCTCGAAGGGCGTGTACCGGCTCCCGTCGACCAGCACGAGCCGGGTCCGCCCGGCGGGCAGGTCCGCATCCGCCACCCGCAGCAGCGACCCCTCGTCGCCTCGCGCGAGCACCAGCACCACATCCGCCTGCTCCACCACGGCGGCACTCGGAGCGCCCGGCTCCAACCGGCCGACATCGACGATCGTGGGCCGCTCCTTCGTCCACAGCCCCAGGCTCGCCTCCATCAACAGCCCGACCGCGACCGTGGCCGGGTGCCGGCCCGCCGGGGCGAGAACCACATCGACGCCGCACGGCAACCGGGTCACATGCGCGTCGAGGGTGACACTGCCGGTCCGACTCTGTGTCGCGAGCGTGGCCACCCCGGGACTGTCGGGCAACCAATGCCAGGCGCCCAGATCACCCCCGGCACAGTCAGCTTCGACGACGTTGGGAAAATCACCGGGCCACACCGCCGCCAGCACCACAGCGAGCGTCGTTACCCCAGTTGAGCCCTTGGCGGACGTGACCGCGATCAGCATGGTCAGTCCTGCGCAACCGCGATCGACAACTCACCGGCGGTGCCGGCCACCCGAACCGCGTCCTGCCGTGACACCAGCAGCGACACCACCCAGGAGCCGGCGCCGTCGGTCGCCGCGACACCGACCACCGTCGCCGTCACCGGCTCCGGTGCAGCCGACCCTGACGGTGCCGGCTGCGGGTCGCCTTCAGCGGCCACCGGAATCACCATCACCCGCACCCCCGGAACCACCCCGGCGGCGAGACGGCCAGCCTTCACCGGAATCGCCACCACCGCCTGCCCCGACGGCGGCCAAGCCGCCGGGCCAAGCTGCGCCTCGGTCAGCAACGACCCCGGTGCCAGAGGCACCACCGCCGTCGCACCGATCACCTGCGACGCCCGGGAGGCCGCCACCAACGCGACGCCCGCATCCGGCACCACCCGCACCACCCGAAGGTCGGCCACGACGATTGTCTGCCCGGCCGCCACCGCACGGGTCACCGAAAGCACCTGAACCCGCGTATCGGCGCGCACGTAAAACAACGCGAACGCCCCCGCACACACCACCATCGACAACAGACTTATGATCAACAGCCAGACCCGTCGCTTCGGGCGAAGAGACGGAGTGACCGGACGTGTACCCGTCGGCTGGGCGCGCGGCGGCGCGACTCCTACGGTCATGGGCTTGCCACCCCCGTGAGTTCGATTCCTTCTCAGGCGTACAGGATCGCGGGAGGCCGGTCCACGGACATCAGCTCGCGTACACCGGAGTACGTCCACCGTGTAAGTACACGCGGGTCAGCGGCAGATCATGAAAAGTCGCCTATGTCCTCGATCAAACGGCCAGGCGTGTTAACGGCCGGACGGGCAGACTCCGAGGCGAGGGCCAGAAGCAGAGAGATATTTACCTTTCCGACATCGCCCGAACGTGGCACTGTCGGGTTTTGGACTTCGCGGTATCACTCGGGGGCAAACCTGTGATAGATGTCGATGTTTACCTAGAGTTGTCCGATCTCTTCCGCTTCCGCTACGACCCGGCCTTGCTCAGCCTCATCGCCGAGCGGCCGTCTCGCTTCCGTGACCTGGTCACCCGGCTGGAGGGCCAGGTCGAGGGTCACGTGGACGACAACGCTGTGGGTCGCAGCCTGAAGCGCCTCACCAACGACAGCCTTGTCCGCAAGGCCAAGATGCGAGACGGCAACAAGCTCGTGCCGGTCTACTCCATCACCGACGAGGGCCGGCTGTCCGTCAGCGTCTACCACGCCGTGATCGATGCCTATCGTCGTATCCAACGGAGCGGCGACGCCGCCTGACGCAACCCGAGACGGTCACTGACCGCGTGTACGTGCACACGTGACAGTAGCGGAGAACCGCCATTCCAAGGTACGAACGACAGCGGAGCCGGAGGGCACATGAACGGCACCATCCGCACCATCACCCTGACCGCCCTGCTCGCCGTCGCAGCATCGCTGACGGCCTGCACCGACCCCGAAGAACCCTCCATCACCCTACCCAGTGCCAGCAGCCCATCATCCACGGCGAGCCCAACAGCCAGCGCCACATCAACAACGACTCCACAACAGCAGATCCTCGATGCGTACCTCGGCATGCAGCGCGCGTTCCTCAAAGCCAGCGAGACCGCAAACCCAGAGGAACCCTCACTCGCCCAATACGCCGCTGGGCGAGCGCTCCAACAACTGACAGCCGGCCTTACCTCGATGCGCGACCAAGGGTTACGCGGCCGGGGAGACGCCGTGTTCGACCCAGAAGTTGAATCAATGGCCCCGGCGAATGCACCCACGAAGGCGCGGGTGCGCGATTGCATGGACACCAGCAAGACCAGTCGATACAAGGCAAACGGCGACCCCTACAACGACACCCCCGGTGGTCTCCGACTCGTCATCGCAGACTTGGAACGCGCTGACGGCGCCTGGAAGGTCACAGGATTGGGGGTGCACGAGGTGGGATCATGCGTGCTCGCAAACTCCTAACCGCTACTTTCGCAACGATCGCGATGGCCCTGGTTCCATCCACGGCCTACGCAGACGGCTACGGCGACGTCAACTGCCAACTCAACCCCGAGAACCCTCAATGCAACATCGTCGTGATCGACCCAGGCGCAGGCGGCGGCACCGGCGGCAGCGACGGCGGAGGGTCGCTGACCTGCAAACTCGGCGGCGAAGTCGTCCCCTGCTACAGCGAGGCATGGGGCTGGCTCGGCAGCGACGGCTGCTACTACGGCAAAGACGGCGGTGGGTTCCTGCCGGACGGCTGGTACATCAAGACCTGCTATGACCCGGCCACCGACGAACTGGCCTTCGGCGGCACCGTCTTTCTGACCAACCCGCCGACAACCCTGGACATCATGGTTCAACGAGCGTTGTCGCAGCTCACCTTCCCCAAACCGGTCATGGCCTCCAACCCCCGGCTGGACAAGCCACAGGTGGTGCACGTGCCCGTGTGGTGGTGGGTCCAGCCGGGCCTCTGGAAGACCCACACAGCCACGGCGTCGCTACCCGGCATCAGCATTACCGCGCGGGCCGAACCGACAAAGATCACCTGGTATGCCGGCGACGGCAGCTCCAAGGTATGCCACGGCCCTGGCACCCCATGGACCGGAGGCGCACCACCGCTGTCCGAATCGGACTGTAGCCACACCTACACGACCACATCACGCGAAGCCCCGGGCGGAAAGTTCACCCTACGCGCTGTCGTCACCTGGCACATCGCCTGGTCCGGTGGCGGCTTCAGTGGAACCGAGCCCCCGGCGACGACCGCTGACCAAGCCACCATCGAAGTAACCGACAACTGGCCCGTCATCACTGGCTGACAGCCATTCTGGCCGCAGGCCGACAATCTCTATCTCGACACAGCTCGCCGAGCGCGCATAGGCGCTCGGCGAGCTGTGTTTGCGCCCACACCTGTTGTGGGCTGCCGAGCCGTCTTCCCCGCCCGCCATGATGGCGAAGCGGTCGAGCCGATCCACCCCGATTCCGACAGAGGAGGTCCCTGACAGCCATGCCTCAAACCGTTTCAGGTCTGCACCATCCACCACGACAGCCAGGAGTCCTATGCCAGAAGTCAGCCCGCGGGTACCCGGCCCGCTCCACAACGTGCCGGGCTCGCGACGGGCCAGCAACCCACCACAGTGGAAAGGCATGGCCACAAGCCACGACGCGAACGCTTCACGCCGTCGCCCGTCTGTAGGCGACCGGTCGGCCACCGACGCGGCCACCCCGCCCGGCACCGACCCCACCCCCGACGCCATCCAGCACCACCCCGGCCATCAGGACGAGCGGGGAGAGCCACCGATGGCCCGCCCCTCCACCGATACCACCCCAGCCCGGCGACGCCGGGCCGCCGGTGACCGGCGGACAACCATCGACGCGCGCACCCAACAGGCGGCCGATGACTCAGGGACGTTGACCGTGATCGTCCAACCTCGGGATTTCAGGCTCCCTAACGTGCTCAGGCACATCGAGGCTGGAAAGATTGTGCTCGTCATTCCGCAACACAACGGCCCGACTAGTTTCGAGTGATGCTGGTTGCATTATCAGAGGGACCGTAGCCGCCGATCCTGCAACAAAAGAGGCTCACCCGGTGAAATGCCGGGTGAGCCTCTGCCGTTCCGCGTGCTAACGCCGGAAACACAAGCCGTTGCCAAGGTCGACAATCCCCATCGCGCCCGCCGGGCCGTTTTGGCCTACCGTCCCGACGGCGATTCCCCACCACCCATCATGCTCCGCGAGAACCATTCCCCAGGACGCCTTGACCGCGCGGACCATTCCGCGCTTGACAGTGTCATCACCGGCATTCCACATCTGCGCCACCGTCTGCCCCGTGGGTGCATAGTCGAACTGGTCGGGAACGATCACGAATCCCTCGATGCGCGCCTTGATCGCCTTACGCTCCGCCACCAACGTGTCCAGCTCGTCATCATCCTCGGTGGCGGAGAGTCGAGCCTGTATCTTGCGAAGCCCGGCGTGCAGCTCGTCCAACTCGTGCGCGTTTCCCGCCACTCGCTGAAACGCGAGAATGTCTGTCGTGTCGCTGGCGAACATACCGGCAACGACGTCGATGACGGGTTGCGCTTCGACCCCCTTGAAATCGCCGCAGGACAGGCGCCGTTTGGCATGACCACCACAGCGGAGCTTCGGCGTGCGTGGCTTCGGTACGCGTGGCTTGCCCGTGCGCGAGTTCTTTGCCGGCGTCAGACCCGCGTTAAGGAACAGCTTCCCCGCGCATTCAGGGCAGTCGAGAATGCCGGAAATCCAGTTGGCCGGGCTGGCGACCGGCCG is a genomic window of Micromonospora tarapacensis containing:
- a CDS encoding P-loop NTPase family protein → MLIAVTSAKGSTGVTTLAVVLAAVWPGDFPNVVEADCAGGDLGAWHWLPDSPGVATLATQSRTGSVTLDAHVTRLPCGVDVVLAPAGRHPATVAVGLLMEASLGLWTKERPTIVDVGRLEPGAPSAAVVEQADVVLVLARGDEGSLLRVADADLPAGRTRLVLVDGSRYTPFEIADRTGLPVAAEVPWDARAADVVAGRRKPGKAWTRRGLPAAVRALASSLATPPTVPTPAVIRSNRGREG
- a CDS encoding SAF domain-containing protein, with amino-acid sequence MVVCAGAFALFYVRADTRVQVLSVTRAVAAGQTIVVADLRVVRVVPDAGVALVAASRASQVIGATAVVPLAPGSLLTEAQLGPAAWPPSGQAVVAIPVKAGRLAAGVVPGVRVMVIPVAAEGDPQPAPSGSAAPEPVTATVVGVAATDGAGSWVVSLLVSRQDAVRVAGTAGELSIAVAQD